The following proteins are co-located in the Myxococcus fulvus genome:
- a CDS encoding DUF4142 domain-containing protein, giving the protein MHGVRGWMGALLAGVVVLAMGCMNESSESPVPGLSTQTVELTDAQILRVMQVANESEIAFGALGQSRASTASVRDFSVKMVTEHTVAREELGLLAVDQQLRPADSELSSMLMADAQHMMAEMDSLEGTRFDLALMDVQLALHARTAMLMDSLLLSQSDNEALRQMLTTQRKAVQGHLEEALPIQKALFDAPAP; this is encoded by the coding sequence ATGCACGGGGTGAGAGGGTGGATGGGCGCGCTGCTGGCGGGCGTGGTGGTGTTGGCGATGGGCTGCATGAACGAGTCGAGCGAGAGCCCGGTGCCGGGGCTCAGTACCCAGACGGTGGAGCTCACGGACGCGCAGATCCTCCGGGTGATGCAGGTCGCGAACGAGAGCGAGATTGCCTTCGGGGCGCTCGGGCAGTCGCGAGCGAGCACCGCGTCGGTGCGGGACTTCAGCGTGAAGATGGTCACCGAGCACACGGTGGCGCGCGAGGAGCTGGGCCTGTTGGCCGTGGACCAGCAGCTGCGGCCCGCGGACAGCGAGCTGTCCTCGATGCTGATGGCGGATGCCCAGCACATGATGGCGGAGATGGACTCGCTGGAGGGGACGCGCTTCGACCTGGCGCTGATGGACGTGCAGCTCGCGCTCCATGCGCGCACGGCCATGCTGATGGACTCCCTGCTGCTGTCCCAGTCGGACAACGAGGCCCTGCGCCAGATGCTGACGACGCAGCGCAAGGCGGTGCAGGGACACCTGGAGGAGGCCCTGCCCATCCAGAAGGCCCTCTTCGACGCCCCGGCTCCCTGA
- a CDS encoding CHAD domain-containing protein: MAQPTPIRGLGPDSELGQAARRILAGRLADVRKPESKLNGTIDDDAVHDMRVATRRLRAALQVFRPLGGLTKLEHEVKRLQDALGDVRDLHVQALWLEDVAKKARREKPETRKGIAALGKARLTGLAPKEKRLRSELKRWSSRTLPRMLRKVDGLEDDHRFGGRRVKEPLHWRVRRVHKRMKVYMDAPDATSAHVLRKELKKLRYELEIFQPAFRRTLGALTEMLVPLQEGLGELHDADVRLEVFERLAAGGKPQERKAARALLPLIREGRAKRSAEIARELQRWHAEDIPRRLLQVLS, encoded by the coding sequence ATGGCTCAACCCACGCCCATCCGAGGCCTCGGCCCCGACAGCGAGCTGGGACAGGCCGCGCGCCGCATCCTCGCCGGGCGACTCGCCGATGTCCGCAAGCCGGAGTCCAAGCTCAACGGCACCATCGACGATGACGCCGTCCACGACATGCGCGTCGCCACCCGCAGGCTCCGCGCCGCCCTCCAGGTGTTCCGCCCGCTCGGAGGCCTGACGAAGCTGGAGCACGAGGTGAAGCGCCTCCAGGACGCGCTGGGCGACGTGAGGGACCTCCACGTCCAGGCCCTGTGGCTGGAGGACGTCGCCAAGAAGGCGCGCCGGGAGAAGCCCGAGACTCGCAAGGGCATCGCCGCGCTGGGCAAGGCCCGACTCACCGGCCTTGCGCCGAAGGAGAAGCGTCTGCGCTCGGAGCTGAAGCGCTGGTCGTCCCGCACCCTGCCTCGCATGCTGCGCAAGGTGGATGGGCTGGAGGATGACCACCGCTTCGGCGGGCGCCGCGTGAAGGAGCCCCTGCACTGGCGCGTGCGCCGCGTGCACAAGCGGATGAAGGTCTACATGGACGCGCCCGACGCGACCTCCGCCCATGTGCTGCGCAAGGAATTGAAGAAGCTGCGCTACGAGCTCGAGATCTTCCAGCCCGCCTTCCGACGCACGCTCGGCGCGCTGACCGAGATGCTCGTCCCGCTCCAGGAAGGACTCGGCGAGCTGCACGACGCGGACGTCCGGCTGGAGGTCTTCGAGCGGCTCGCCGCGGGCGGCAAGCCCCAGGAGCGAAAGGCGGCTCGCGCCCTGCTCCCCCTCATCCGCGAGGGCCGCGCCAAGCGCTCCGCCGAGATTGCCCGCGAACTCCAGCGCTGGCACGCCGAGGACATCCCCCGACGACTGCTCCAGGTCCTCTCGTAA
- a CDS encoding inorganic diphosphatase — protein sequence MTTDLSRLPTRGPQGAFHVVVESPRGSTVKLKYDTALSAFSLSRPLTRGLRYPFDWGFIPSTLGPDGDPLDAMVLWDDSTWPGVVLPCRALGVLLVDQKKKDGKPGERERNDRILAIPTQAPRAEQLRTYQDISNRERDELAHFFLTVVHFADKDARVLGWEGPEAAEQMIRSYAAKGG from the coding sequence ATGACGACGGACCTCTCCCGCCTGCCCACGCGCGGGCCCCAGGGCGCCTTCCACGTCGTCGTCGAGTCGCCTCGCGGCTCGACGGTGAAGCTCAAGTACGACACCGCGCTCTCGGCCTTCTCGCTCTCGCGCCCCCTCACCCGGGGACTGCGCTACCCCTTCGACTGGGGCTTCATCCCCTCCACCCTCGGCCCGGACGGCGACCCGCTCGATGCCATGGTGCTCTGGGACGACTCCACCTGGCCCGGCGTCGTGCTGCCCTGCCGCGCCCTCGGCGTCCTCCTGGTCGACCAGAAGAAGAAGGACGGCAAGCCCGGTGAGCGCGAGCGCAATGACCGCATCCTCGCCATCCCCACCCAGGCGCCCCGCGCCGAACAACTGCGCACCTACCAGGACATCTCCAACCGCGAGCGCGATGAACTGGCGCACTTCTTCCTCACCGTCGTGCACTTCGCCGACAAGGACGCCCGCGTCCTCGGGTGGGAAGGCCCCGAGGCCGCCGAACAGATGATTCGCTCCTACGCCGCGAAGGGAGGCTGA